A window of the Cuculus canorus isolate bCucCan1 chromosome 3, bCucCan1.pri, whole genome shotgun sequence genome harbors these coding sequences:
- the SNX3 gene encoding sorting nexin-3 isoform X1, whose product MAETIADTRRLISKPQNLNDAYGPPSNFLEIDVGNPQTVGVGRGRFTTYEIRVKTNLPIFKLKESTVRRRYSDFEWLRNELERESKVVVPPLPGKALLRQLPFRGDDGIFDDSFIEERKQALEQFINKVAGHPLAQNERCLHMFLQDEVIDKNYTPSKIRHT is encoded by the exons ATGGCCGAGACGATCGCGGACACGCGGCGGCTGATCAGCAAGCCGCAGAACCTTAATGACGCCTACGGGCCGCCCAGCAACTTCCTGGAGATCGACGTGGGGAATCCGCAGACCGTGGGGGTGGGGCGCGGCCGCTTCACCACCTACGAGATCCGCGTCAAG ACAAATCTACCTATCTTTAAGTTGAAAGAATCTACAGTCAGAAGAAGATACAGTGACTTTGAATGGCTAAGGAATGaactggaaagagaaagtaAG GTTGTGGTACCGCCTCTACCAGGAAAAGCTCTTCTCCGTCAGCTCCCTTTCCGAGGGGATGATGGAATATTTGATGATTCCTTtatagaggaaagaaagcaggcACTTGAACAATTCATAAACAA gGTTGCAGGCCACCCACTGGCACAGAACGAACGCTGTCTTCACATGTTCTTACAAGATGAAGTAATAGACAAAAACTACACACCATCCAAAATAAGACATACTTGA
- the SNX3 gene encoding sorting nexin-3 isoform X2: MAETIADTRRLISKPQNLNDAYGPPSNFLEIDVGNPQTVGVGRGRFTTYEIRVKTNLPIFKLKESTVRRRYSDFEWLRNELERESKGCRPPTGTERTLSSHVLTR; the protein is encoded by the exons ATGGCCGAGACGATCGCGGACACGCGGCGGCTGATCAGCAAGCCGCAGAACCTTAATGACGCCTACGGGCCGCCCAGCAACTTCCTGGAGATCGACGTGGGGAATCCGCAGACCGTGGGGGTGGGGCGCGGCCGCTTCACCACCTACGAGATCCGCGTCAAG ACAAATCTACCTATCTTTAAGTTGAAAGAATCTACAGTCAGAAGAAGATACAGTGACTTTGAATGGCTAAGGAATGaactggaaagagaaagtaAG gGTTGCAGGCCACCCACTGGCACAGAACGAACGCTGTCTTCACATGTTCTTACAAGATGA